Proteins encoded in a region of the Triticum dicoccoides isolate Atlit2015 ecotype Zavitan chromosome 3A, WEW_v2.0, whole genome shotgun sequence genome:
- the LOC119268458 gene encoding dihydroflavonol 4-reductase-like: MDGSKGPVVVTGASGFVGSWLVMKLLQAGYTVRATVRDPANVEKNKPLLELPGAKERLSIWKADLSDQGSFDDAIAGCTGVFHVATPMDFDSQDPENEVIKPTVEGMLSIMRACKEAGTVKRIVFTSSAGSVNIEERQRPAYDQDNWSDIDFCRRVKMTGWMYFVSKALAEKAAMEYASENGLDFISIIPTLVVGTFLSAGMPPSLVTALALITGNEAHYSILKQVQLVHLDDLCDAMTFLFEHPEANGRYICSSHDATIHGLATMLRDRFPEYRIPHKFPGVDDDLQPIHFSSRKLLDHGFSFRYTAEDMFDAAIRTCREKGLIPLGDAPPPAAAGKLGALAAGEGQAIGAET, encoded by the exons ATGGACGGGAGCAAAGGGCCGGTGGTGGTGACCGGAGCGTCGGGTTTCGTAGGGTCATGGCTCGTCATGAAGCTCCTCCAGGCCGGGTACACCGTCCGGGCCACCGTGCGCGACCCGG CCAACGTTGAGAAGAACAAGCCGTTGCTGGAGCTTCCCGGAGCCAAGGAGCGGCTGTCCATCTGGAAGGCCGACCTGAGCGACCAAGGCAGCTTCGACGACGCCATCGCCGGCTGCACCGGCGTCTTCCACGTCGCCACGCCCATGGACTTCGACTCCCAAGACCCCGAG AACGAGGTGATCAAGCCGACGGTGGAAGGGATGCTGAGCATCATGAGGGCCTGCAAAGAGGCTGGCACCGTGAAGCGCATCGTCTtcacctcctccgccggcagcgtcAACATCgaggagcggcagcggccagcctaCGACCAGGACAACTGGAGCGACATCGACTTCTGCCGCCGCGTCAAGATGACAGGATGG ATGTACTTCGTGTCCAAGGCCCTGGCAGAGAAGGCCGCCATGGAGTACGCCAGCGAGAacggcctggacttcatcagcatcaTCCCCACGCTCGTCGTCGGCACCTTCCTCAGCGCCGGCATGCCGCCCAGCCTCGTCACCGCCCTCGCGCTCATCACCGGGAACGAGGCCCACTACTCGATCCTGAAGCAGGTGCAGCTGGTCCACCTGGACGACCTCTGCGACGCCATGACCTTTCTCTTCGAGCACCCGGAGGCCAACGGCCGCTACATCTGCTCCTCCCACGACGCCACCATCCACGGCCTCGCCACGATGCTCCGGGACAGGTTCCCCGAGTACCGCATCCCGCACAAGTTCCCGGGGGTCGACGACGACCTCCAGCCCATCCACTTCTCCTCCAGGAAGCTCCTCGACCACGGCTTCAGCTTCCGGTACACCGCCGAGGACATGTTCGACGCCGCCATCCGCACCTGCAGGGAGAAGGGCCTCATTCCTCTCGGAGACGCCCCGCCGCCTGCAGCCGCCGGCAAGCTGGGAGCTCTTGCTGCGGGGGAAGGCCAAGCCATTGGTGCCGAGACATAA
- the LOC119268457 gene encoding uncharacterized protein LOC119268457, translated as MEDLATAPPPRHRARRHRRKASDSATYGDVFGGGPRFAPPLAGAPADYADVFGGVAASCSIPYLDLPPASAGSDGGAGRYGEIFTRAGFGEYAAPYEDMFAEPEGMPDEIESWSGSSRSSIRKESAEMDSEPSLLYQHYPNVVYDQQFDEEQFSPISFPPDGEQQFNMSYNKATRGRLDDLVEMTTCMVEPSISYVVDSCNLSNDSATNHVPVMDNGALANGEDKEMSPPPLPASGDSVADEKQHISPCLPIYENHYEDKKDHRSSSIHSASSEESNGATANDENKETSPPQLPVNGDAVTDEKQHISTCLLNSENLHEDEKDHKRSSTHSASSEEVPSPDYPFLRMSNTHIQTPPINVQPPSILPSNFLNKKENKSNRDSEVNPNSAAADAIKEATDVKQNISTCLLNSENLYEDEKDHKRSSTHSASSEEVPSPDYPFLRVSNTHIQTPPIKVQPPSILPSNFLNNKESKSDRDSEVNPNSAAADAIKEAMDFAEARLKAAKELMERKGDSFKLRKRPGHHRGTKSTEIKEDKSPEEVNIFEEKLTSRKLAEEENYENLSFLDKHRGSSAVKIADCYQDGKGVLSPGKPQQIIQSDSKVDQLGKWASDAEFYDLVSHHRKSATSTAACEGDNGPTTNPFTKHGHSEKVKEGVNAGDLERDGKLLGCNEITELGTLHVNLIADDIAALVVEHEAPTAPEGSLWEERVVYQETNDSHIKEHVGQSNSPKGHDDDGIFEASCMNGIPPKLHVVPDTSSLSLKVCIPVGHANGNQNCSDASTEETPPVGKYDKENNNKEGLEIPCADETLCTSARNQISDEHPEVPIIDEIETIQAKVATLEEPAEYYEDQWSPKLSNTVHREAKTYEEDKMFSFVDEACLQSEQEKITELPSETLIYKEMERFVIEEKESLHEDSQDEDVYWDAGSPEKETSVTSDTDADENDEAEVLNVFVADSDLMENNVRTCATSAKHSDQLPESQESLLEPQELANNMDTVEDFVSHGNGKEAKNTLLGNSETTLVEKTLNHDTAEGQTSTETGATRGLNDVYAEIIAKNNRVGNVLHSGAEVSTDDYNNYTTCSKDMHASFSEACASMHHLPQNAESISALTSEESISFLVNLEENCIKADSEYSTIRDTALQGKKTGGKSEGDGKDKISSVNLKDQQSFGEGSASKFVQKSRKETSDAQRIEGRDDIRKAEIEIEKDVSLRPDKDKEREYKMEKEQSKEKPIRELEEEKERERERAKDRLAVQRATREAHERAFAEARTKAERIALERITSSRQRASAEARVKEKASDEAVAEKASREARIKVERAAVERATAEARERAIEKAKAAADAKERIEKARVPFKDSFKATNQDTQFQKTASNDHGRSTDSCNQATEFESALRHKARSERHQRTAERAEKALAEKNMRDMLAQREQTEKHRLAEFLDPEVKRWSNGKEGNLRALLSTLQYILGSDSGWQSVPLTDLITAAAVKKAYRKATLCVHPDKLQQRGATIRQKYICEKVFDLLKEAWNKFNSAER; from the exons ATGGAGGACCTCGCCACCGCACCGCCACCGCGGCACCGGGCGCGGAGGCACCGGAGGAAGGCGTCGGACTCGGCCACGTACGGGGACGTGTTCGGCGGGGGCCCGCGGTTCGCGCCCCCTCTCGCAGGGGCTCCAGCGGACTACGCGGACGTGTTCGGCGGCGTCGCGGCCTCCTGCTCCATCCCGTACCTCGACCTGCCCCCGGCGTCAGCGGGGagcgacggcggcgcggggaggtaCGGTGAGATCTTCACGCGGGCCGGCTTCGGGGAGTACGCGGCGCCGTACGAGGACATGTTCGCGGAGCCGGAGGGAATGCCGGACGAGATCGAGTCATGGAGCGGGAGCTCGAG ATCATCAATCAGAAAAGAATCTGCTGAAATGGATTCTGAGCCATCTCTACTCTATCAACACTATCCAAATGTGGTCTATGACCAACAGTTTGATGAGGAACAGTTTTCTCCAATCTCCTTTCCTCCAGATGGTGAACAACAGTTCAACATGTCATATAATAAGGCAACCAGGGGAAGGCTAGATGATCTAGTTGAAATGACTACTTGCATGGTGGAGCCTTCAATAAGTTACGTGGTTGACTCTTGCAATTTGTCAAATGATTCAGCAACGAATCATGTTCCAGTAATGGACAATGGTGCACTTGCTAATGGTGAAGATAAGGAGATGAGCCCACCACCACTCCCTGCAAGCGGTGATTCTGTAGCTGATGAGAAGCAGCATATTTCTCCATGCCTTCCCATTTATGAAAATCATTATGAAGATAAAAAGGATCACAGGAGCTCTAGCATTCATTCAGCATCAAGTGAGGAGAGCAATGGTGCAACTGCTAATGATGAAAATAAGGAGACTAGCCCACCACAACTCCCTGTAAATGGTGATGCTGTAACGGATGAGAAGCAACATATCTCAACCTGTCTTCTCAATTCTGAAAATCTCCATGAAGATGAAAAGGACCACAAGAGATCTAGCACTCattcagcatcaagtgaggaagtacCTTCCCCAGACTATCCATTCTTAAGGATGTCCAACACCCACATTCAAACACCGCCCATCAATGTACAACCACCATCAATCCTACCATCTAATTTTCTTAATAAGAAGGAAAATAAATCTAACAGAGATTCTGAGGTCAATCCTAACTCTGCTGCTGCTGATGCTATAAAGGAAGCAACGGATGTGAAGCAAAATATCTCAACTTGTCTTCTCAATTCTGAAAATCTCTATGAAGATGAAAAGGACCACAAGAGATCTAGCACTCattcagcatcaagtgaggaagtgcCTTCCCCCGACTATCCATTCTTAAGGGTGTCCAACACCCATATTCAAACACCGCCCATCAAAGTACAGCCACCATCAATCCTACCATCTAATTTTCTTAATAACAAGGAAAGTAAATCTGACAGAGATTCTGAGGTCAATCCTAACTCTGCTGCTGCTGATGCTATAAAGGAAGCAATGGATTTTGCTGAAGCGAGGTTAAAAGCTGCAAAAGAACTGATGGAGAGAAAAGGGGACAGTTTTAAACTTCGGAAGAGGCCAGGTCATCATAGAGGCACAAAATCGACAGAAATCAAGGAAGATAAGAGTCCTGAAGAGGTGAATATATTTGAAGAGAAGCTGACCTCAAGAAAGTTAGCAGAAGAGGAAAACTATGAGAATCTAAGTTTCCTGGATAAACACAGAGGCAGTAGTGCAGTTAAGATAGCTGACTGTTATCAAGACGGAAAAGGGGTTCTATCTCCAGGGAAGCCTCAGCAGATAATACAAAGTGACAGTAAAGTTGATCAACTAGGCAAGTGGGCATCAGATGCTGAATTCTACGATCTGGTTAGCCATCATCGGAAATCTGCAACTAGCACAGCTGCATGTGAAGGTGATAATGGTCCGACAACAAATCCCTTCACTAAGCATGGCCATTCTGAGAAAGTAAAAGAAGGGGTTAATGCAGGTGATTTGGAAAGAGATGGGAAATTGTTGGGTTGTAATGAAATAACAGAGCTGGGAACGTTACATGTAAATCTTATAGCAGATGATATAGCTGCTCTAGTGGTTGAACATGAGGCTCCTACAGCTCCTGAAGGTTCACTATGGGAGGAAAGGGTGGTATACCAAGAAACAAACGATTCTCATATCAAAGAACATGTAGGGCAAAGCAATTCTCCAAAAGGTCATGATGATGATGGGATATTTGAGGCTTCATGTATGAATGGCATACCTCCAAAGCTGCATGTTGTTCCAGATACATCCAGTTTGTCTTTGAAGGTTTGTATACCGGTAGGTCATGCCAATGGTAACCAAAATTGTTCTGATGCTAGTACTGAAGAAACTCCACCAGTAGGAAAatatgacaaagaaaacaacaatAAAGAGGGACTTGAGATTCCATGTGCTGATGAGACACTTTGCACTTCCGCAAGGAATCAAATATCAGATGAACATCCGGAAGTTCCTATCATTGATGAAATTGAGACGATTCAAGCGAAAGTAGCCACATTAGAAGAGCCTGCAGAATATTACGAAGACCAGTGGTCCCCAAAGCTGTCAAATACAGTTCACAGGGAGGCTAAAACTTATGAGGAAGACAAGATGTTCAGTTTTGTTGATGAAGCATGCCTGCAAAGTGAACAAGAAAAAATAACTGAACTACCTTCAGAAACGCTCATCTATAAAGAAATGGAGAGATTTGTAATTGAGGAGAAAGAAAGCCTGCATGAAGATTCCCAAGATGAAGATGTATACTGGGATGCGGGATCTCCTGAAAAGGAAACTAGTGTTACTTCTGATACCGATGCTGATGAAAATGACGAAGCAGAGGTGCTGAATGTATTTGTGGCAGACAGTGACTTGATGGAAAACAATGTTAGAACATGTGCTACTTCTGCCAAACACTCAGATCAACTCCCAGAATCTCAGGAGTCATTATTGGAACCTCAAGAGTTGGCAAACAATATGGATACAGTTGAGGATTTTGTATCCCATGGTAACGGAAAAGAAGCAAAGAATACCTTGTTAGGGAACAGTGAGACGACACTGGTGGAAAAAACGTTAAACCATGATACGGCGGAAGGCCAGACATCCACGGAAACTGGTGCCACCAGAGGACTAAATGATGTATATGCAGAAATAATTGCAAAGAATAATAGGGTGGGTAATGTACTTCATTCTGGAGCTGAAGTTAGCACCGATGATTACAATAATTATACCACATGTTCTAAAGATATGCATGCTTCATTCTCAGAAGCATGCGCTAGCATGCATCACTTGCCTCAAAATGCTGAATCTATTTCTGCTCTGACGTCTGAAGAAAGCATATCTTTCCTTGTAAATCTTGAAGAGAACTGCATAAAAGCAGATAGTGAATATTCGACAATAAGAGACACAGCGTTACAAGGGAAAAAGACAGGCGGCAAAAGTGAAGGAGATGGCAAAGACAAAATATCGAGTGTAAATTTGAAGGATCAGCAATCTTTTGGAGAGGGTAGTGCATCAAAGTTTGttcagaaatcaagaaaagagaccTCTGATGCCCAGAGAATTGAAGGGAGAGATGATATAAGAAAGGCAGAAATTGAAATTGAAAAGGATGTCTCCCTAAGACCAGATAAAGATAAAGAAAGGGAATACAAAATGGAAAAAGAACAAAGTAAGGAGAAACCAATTAGAGAACTAGAagaagagaaggagagggagagggagcgggcAAAAGATAGGCTTGCTGTTCAGAGGGCTACCAGAGAAGCTCATGAGAGGGCATTCGCTGAGGCTCGTACAAAGGCTGAAAGAATAGCATTAGAAAGGATTACCTCTTCACGACAAAGAGCGTCTGCAGAAGCACGAGTTAAAGAGAAGGCAAGTGATGAGGCAGTTGCAGAGAAGGCTTCTAGAGAAGCTAGAATAAAAGTGGAACGTGCAGCAGTTGAGAGAGCAACTGCAGAAGCTCGAGAGAGGGCAATTGAAAAGGCAAAGGCTGCTGCAGATGCTAAGGAGCGAATAGAAAAGGCCAGGGTCCCATTCAAAGATAGTTTTAAGGCTACTAATCAG GACACACAATTTCAGAAGACAGCTTCTAACGACCATGGAAGAAGCACAGATTCTTGTAATCAAG CAACTGAGTTTGAATCAGCGCTAAGACACAAAGCAAGATCGGAGAGGCACCAACGGACAGCTGAACGAGCG GAAAAAGCTCTAGCCGAAAAGAATATGCGGGACATGCTGGCTCAGAGGGAGCAAACAGAAAAACAC AGATTGGCTGAATTCCTTGATCCTGAAGTCAAGAGATGGTCAAATGGAAAGGAAGGAAATCTACGAGCATTGCTCTCTACGTTGCAATAT ATACTTGGTTCAGACAGTGGCTGGCAGTCAGTTCCCCTCACAGATCTCATTACAGCTGCTGCCGTGAAGAAAGCATACAGGAAGGCAACCCTTTGTGTCCATCCTGATAAATTACAACAAAGGGGTGCTACAATTAGACAAAAGTACATCTGTGAGAAGGTGTTTGATCTTCTTAAG GAAGCTTGGAACAAGTTCAATTCTGCAGAGCGCTAA